In Plasmodium falciparum 3D7 genome assembly, chromosome: 13, the following are encoded in one genomic region:
- a CDS encoding site-2 protease S2P, putative: MGSRNKMLLYNNALMEHKRLASSFLSVYKEKAYNYEKCQNCLSYFLSLVPLLIVGGIHLFIKMNGYYIGNLFLTITYLFSFFFFILYYYNSYIIFVLFVFFAFLIYLCLHEFAHALVAYKYGDITMIYKGYLYLDILNYLDIFHTLIIPLITLFITGFGIPGNLYWLQLHFIRSRFQLSFIFLSGPLSDILYILFIVFFYNLYSYFKNHKNLNVQPHSILFISLATAVSFLVDSFLLNLCPILGFDGWGILEPYLPYCLNNIINEEIVYTYLSYICPLLVFIYFNFIEARYLFFTRIVNFILARILGIELGHVTNGVNTFPTLYSYLRKI, encoded by the exons ATGGGTTCAAGAAATAAAATGCTACTTTATAATAACGCATTAATGGAACATAAAAGATTAGCTAGCAGTTTTTTATCagtatataaagaaaaagcttataattatgaaaagtGTCAGAAttgtttatcatattttttatcgtTAGTTCCTTTATTAATTGTAGGTggaatacatttatttataaaaatgaatggtTACTATATTgggaatttatttttaacaataacatatttgttttctttctttttctttatattatattattataattcatacataatatttgtattatttgtatttttcgCATTTTTGATATACTTATGTTTACACGAATTTGCACATGCATTGGTTGCATATAAGTATGGTGACATTACTATGATATATAAAGGgtatttatatttggatATATTGAATTATTTAGATATTTTTCATACATTAATAATACCCCTAATAACACTATTTATAACAGGGTTTGGTATTCCTGGAAATTTATATTGGTTAcaattacattttataaGAAGTCGATTTcaattatcttttatatttttatctggTCCATTATCagatatattgtatatattatttatagtttttttttataatttatattcatattttaaaaatcatAAGAATTTAAATGTGCAGCCACATtcaatattgtttatatcgTTGGCTACAGCTGTTTCTTTCTTAGTGGATTCGTTTCTTTTAAACTTATGTCCTATTTTAGGTTTTGATGGTTGGGGTATACTTGAGCCGTATTTACCCTATTGCTTAAACAACat aataaatgaagaaattgTGTACACTTATCTGTCGTACATATGTCCACTATTAGTGTTCATATATTTCAATTTCATTGAAGCGAGATATCTGTTTTTTACCAGAATTGTTAATTTTATACTAGCAAGAATTTTAGGTATTGAATTGGGTCATGTAACAAATGGAGTTAACACTTTCCCAACTTTATATTCTTATCTTcgaaaaatttaa